The Miscanthus floridulus cultivar M001 chromosome 7, ASM1932011v1, whole genome shotgun sequence genome includes a region encoding these proteins:
- the LOC136466597 gene encoding uncharacterized protein, giving the protein MEIKSMGETIDSTEGTLKIPEDQVFVEAPSDVQLPPEHNLNGEASSLNGHTDKEEKISNEQPHDNDQEEAELDQSNRINKEDVTDGLRHGESTTEDSCLLKHKKDEEPKGDDQQDLGVTVDDDSVQEDTLKTDNAIEQTDDCQQDQNQEPEKANKNTEPSSITNNADVDNAIEQTDDGQQDQNQEPEKANENTEPASIANNDVEIVAEAPTGLQAPVEPCVDDSDGIPETIDEKTETDEPTKADGVVRPEEVAKVEDQQSQLADTMDADVAPEEIKCEKTDQQEEKPKSEAHEPTIDAQGVLNQELSEETDDSMNEKIEETAHQRNVAAPKETTLEHEATMSAPPVNTKVQNQESLEEIEDTEAEIQPSSGFGDAIPEDQSNLGVTIHNDTVNEDTLRTIEQQDDGQQDEGLEPEKATEHTQSARMTNIPHAEIVTEAPSGVQTPGEPSLDNSDAVPDIIDANTETDEPAKPHAVVHSDQKESFPEDASTAEPTEEVVQAEDQQSQQADAMDANMVQEEEPKSEHADEPATDALEVLNQESAEEIDGPVNTEETAHQETTPENDTTTREPPVDIQAQNQESLEEREATVEEREISEAVDTEATVQQSSAAFEEAIPEDQHNIGATNNTVQEDTLEATGQTKEGPQYQDLGPENATENTQPASMANIPDVQVITETPSGIQTPVEINLDISDAIPDTTDGNTETDELVKAEGVIHPEKKESFPEDTSTAEPTEEVAKVEDQQSQKVDAMDEDVVQEEVPKSEHADEPTTNALQVLNQESAEETDGPVNEKTEETANQSNMPASEEIMPEYDVTTREPPVNIQSQNQELLEEIEATAEEREVAEAVGTEALVQQSSVAFEDAVPEDQHNLGATNNTVQEDTHEAIGQTKDGQQYQDLGSENAIENTQPASMENIPYVEVITEAPSGIQTPVELNLDISDAIPDTTDGNTETDELVKADGVIHPEKKESFPEDTSTAEPTEEVAKVEDQQSQQADAMDADVVQEEVPKSEHADEPTTNALQVLNQESAEETDGPVNEKTEETTNQSNMPASEEIMPEYDVTTREPPVNIQSQNQELLEEIEATVEEREVDEAVGTEAPVQQSSVAFKDAVPEDQHNLGATNNTVQEDTQEAIGQTKDGQQYQDLGSENATENTQPASMENIPDVEVITEAPSGIQTPVEINLDISDVIPDTTDGNTEIDELVKEEGVIHPEKKESFPEDAQEDADVVQEEVPKSEHTDEPGINAQEVLNQESAEETDGLMNVKTEESEHKSNMVVPEETMPEHDAQMREPPVNIQEQSQESVGDAEAVDTEAEMQQNSVAFEETTPENHVATTEPCSEIQHVHHVEPEEINGPGDAKDDAITNMSNTENLVQDNILQSGPTIDIQPVQELEQIKTDEAYQTHAVIFNDLAQEDATATSEPQVTETEELKDIEATEAEEITKLDHVTHSKELAVENDSTADEPESHNGEIHQTLEQDLVEVKDTETYHEKTVSTSEEDTVEDNVAEDEPSCGSQEVDNAESTEETKQNIDENIAEVSDVVIVDEAIERNVLQTEDIAEMHKQELESEETKRTEPVESEEASAQEDNTKESEMQQTESATETKEIEPNEVEAVPRESNACVSEEPSQEDHKKESETSFDNQEVNIAEFSEVIDGHKDIITGGISGQSNTASAGDSAEESNVPEGEPPAQAVQELGSEEIKNTQIDEVNETSLEMNATVFQTPTQEENPATAELHESTEVSNIEATEVHGNPHQSDATAQSEEQATDEISSGLKPEPIKDNDTETNESQSSSQEKIISTSEESVPEEIATEDNVTTEPDVDHQQLQDQEPAEIKETEADKSQEIVSSNTLSSEEFTLTEPSSVTQADNSQLAEETEDTENVKSNTPLAEAAAPETDANADTSSFHEADLEETKDTTKDTGTSETEDVMTSSDYTSEKMDMETMETEAVPHEINVANIKEHTEDDTSTPNAPHAGSEPVRELESVEDSSDTTEHPGQTHGSTSDELTPTEEHTAVTEPSFNTQEVQNLTSQETKDSEDNKTDEFSDISSFPTPGDADQVPGIEPTPGVQEVQELGLTEETRDIEDVEPEDQQEHIVSTLEKPAVDDGEPNADDQQVHEDKLPEVEDNKAIEADEASKQSNIATPDNAAEERNELESDPDSYAQPAEQVELSKDNEHSQLVRAEETSDQSNSVALEERTTEDSVASEIDPPVDIKQEQPVEEIKGVDATEAEEDFHTSQADAIEKLASDNNIATTEPTYDIQQVDDLEGTEEKKNTEAINDGEQSNISVPEEPTPTDNGPTLEDYHVKSNEGTVGIETDNVILAHGIKDEIQKSEELKDDPCDLGETVLTTQRSENMIDEDAVQTSGDDTIETSNNIHQVKEEPNAGTEHNSSEMASERNGENETHVQDRNVDVQILTESGTAEASQALFENDPQAAQDTTEKDDTTKASEQTSDHDSRQHCDVALQQQSCETDALSILEQDEALHKNDSDQKQKEDEEIESQNDELQVDEQKHEENRDDLTTEPLVDYQNFENGATNKTKDNDEFEAEQTEATISEILKNEALSKESTPSVMDMKVENIKETSEKTEEDDDAKNDNKDEQENAENDDVVAKTSTNEQGETTDEIRKEEIEPGLVSSIQEASDPAPSKDKILENDPVHVIQASEKEIADEIEESKEIHEDNAICHDELQTNSEKEESPQLYNVDAKIDDTTPLCEEIIHDNASIKPREIEEIGENKGLDSTSEPSVESSIQNNVEDSSSHHKVEDEKLSMSEKNDVDTEAMQENNDESAADINQTEQCQEEINADDVLQLETEENSFDKIEETDSHEETETSSTAATEAVSINEDITDKVSGADGAPSSGSLKTFTGTGRDLDVSLVITTPNEESVNDNMENLSLDLPGHPAQDGNTPEKVLSLEETEREMPSSEKVLQTEPGENQIPNEQDEKDIQDENQTPKEKNEDDMQDTEIGEAKKEVEQELPVSHFLMNLILGKESSDANEDSESEATRKQGEVTEDGSHAFISKQEESLGSLPTENKVDDNLTFVEQEKHEVKCSEETQEMVKEQSDDIKLDTERSIETDEDVKKNTHDLEIPAYQENPQDEISGELLTGEAAGVSTKMETRDIDISSVELDDRAVGTVCQENMEVSTKYENGSLRTSLNDSTNTKAPEEDTLGEGQTGLVLESLPEDKSVDAVSEQAPLLTESGMTDANDLSSDTASVQNPVSAKEDKPTESANVEATCSTDIQLENEEVDKKEEEQHANTATDEVSEENVESSHVNLQKITSSEVTSNELTTQITEPVCDTQTILAREKEISEENFPTAVEIQADGPNLQINQDKQNEAADNESAMEPEKVGESNFQEHQEIGTEQKSPEETDEGDQQLLAKKEILTQEQDVHETVESPQQTVSIKSNEDQELFDPKVQERDLNVVSPREASEAEENFVDVSKLWLMQSPKADAEQSPKADAEEKIYDEKIKDIEGTKNFTDEAAMKTEAPGAAQKALKKHGLLSGVGSKVKHQLAKVKKAIVGKPGRTKTESPKA; this is encoded by the exons ATGGAGATCAAGAGCATGGGAGAAACCATCGATTCAACTGAAGGAACGTTGAAGATTCCAGAGGATCAAGTTTTTGTAGAAGCACCCTCTGATGTCCAACTTCCTCCAGAACATAATCTAAATGGCGAAGCATCTTCTCTGAATGGCCatacagacaaagaagagaaGATTTCAAATGAGCAGCCGCATGACAACGACCAGGAAGAAGCAGAACTGGATCAGAGCAACCGAATCAACAAAGAAGATGTGACTGATGGTTTAAGACATGGAGAGAGCACAACAGAAGACAGCTGCCTACTGAAGCACAAGAAAGATGAAGAACCCAAGGGTGATGACCAACAAGATTTAGGTGTTACAGTGGATGATGACTCGGTGCAGGAAGACACGCTGAAAACTGACAATGCTATTGAGCAAACAGATGATTGTCAGCAAGACCAAAATCAAGAACCAGAAAAGGCAAACAAGAACACAGAACCTTCAAGCATCACAAACAATGCGGATGTTGACAATGCTATTGAGCAAACAGATGATGGTCAGCAAGACCAAAATCAAGAACCAGAAAAGGCAAACGAGAACACAGAACCTGCAAGCATCGCAAATAATGATGTTGAGATTGTAGCTGAGGCACCGACTGGACTCCAAGCTCCTGTGGAGCCATGTGTGGATGATTCTGATGGCATTCCGGAGACTATTGATGAAAAGACAGAAACAGATGAACCAACTAAGGCAGATGGTGTTGTTCGTCCTGAAGAGGTGGCCAAAGTAGAAGATCAACAGAGTCAGCTAGCTGATACGATGGATGCAGATGTGGCCCCGGAAGAGATTAAATGTGAAAAAACTGATCAGCAGGAAGAGAAGCCTAAATCTGAAGCTCATGAGCCAACGATTGATGCTCAAGGAGTGTTGAATCAAGAACTTTCTGAAGAAACTGATGACTCGATGAATGAAAAGATTGAAGAAACTGCGCACCAGAGGAACGTGGCAGCTCCAAAGGAGACAACACTAGAACATGAGGCAACAATGAGTGCTCCACCAGTAAATACTAAAGTGCAGAACCAGGAATCATTAGAAGAAATAGAAGATACTGAAGCAGAAATCCAACCAAGCAGTGGCTTTGGGGATGCAATTCCAGAAGAtcaatctaatttaggtgttacaATACACAATGACACTGTGAATGAGGACACACTGAGAACTATTGAGCAACAGGATGATGGTCAGCAGGATGAGGGTCTAGAACCAGAAAAGGCAACTGAGCATACACAATCTGCAAGAATGACAAACATTCCCCATGCTGAGATTGTAACTGAAGCACCTTCTGGAGTCCAAACTCCAGGGGAGCCGAGTCTGGACAACTCTGATGCCGTTCCAGATATTATTGATGCAAACACAGAAACAGATGAGCCAGCTAAACCACACGCTGTTGTTCATTCTGACCAGAAAGAGAGCTTTCCAGAAGATGCATCTACTGCAGAACCTACAGAAGAGGTGGTCCAAGCAGAAGATCAACAGAGCCAGCAAGCTGATGCGATGGATGCAAACATGGTGCAGGAAGAGGAGCCTAAATCTGAACACGCTGATGAGCCAGCAACTGATGCTCTTGAAGTGCTGAATCAAGAATCTGCTGAAGAAATTGATGGCCCAGTGAATACTGAAGAAACAGCCCACCAGGAGACAACACCAGAAAATGACACTACAACAAGGGAGCCACCTGTAGATATTCAAGCACAGAACCAGGAATCATTAGAAGAAAGAGAAGCTACTGTAGAAGAAAGAGAAATTTCTGAAGCAGTTGATACTGAAGCAACAGTGCAACAAAGCAGTGCTGCTTTTGAGGAGGCAATTCCAGAAGATCAACATAATATAGGTGCTACAAATAACACAGTGCAGGAAGACACACTGGAAGCTACTGGGCAAACAAAAGAAGGTCCACAATACCAGGATCTAGGACCAGAAAATGCAACTGAGAACACACAACCTGCAAGCATGGCAAACATTCCTGATGTTCAGGTTATAACCGAAACACCCTCTGGAATTCAAACTCCTGTGGAGATCAATCTGGACATCTCTGATGCCATTCCAGATACTACTGATGGAAACACAGAAACAGATGAACTAGTTAAAGCAGAAGGTGTTATCCATCCTGAAAAGAAAGAGAGCTTTCCAGAAGATACATCTACCGCAGAACCTACAGAAGAGGTGGCCAAAGTAGAAGATCAACAGAGCCAGAAAGTTGATGCAATGGATGAAGACGTGGTGCAGGAAGAGGTGCCTAAATCTGAACACGCTGATGAGCCAACAACTAATGCTCTTCAAGTGCTGAATCAAGAATCTGCTGAAGAAACCGATGGCCCAGTGAATGAAAAGACTGAAGAAACAGCCAACCAGAGCAACATGCCAGCATCTGAGGAGATAATGCCAGAATATGACGTGACAACAAGGGAGCCACCTGTAAATATTCAATCGCAGAACCAGGAATTGTTAGAAGAAATAGAAGCTACTGCAGAAGAAAGAGAAGTTGCTGAAGCAGTTGGTACTGAAGCACTGGTGCAACAAAGCAGTGTTGCTTTTGAGGATGCAGTCCCAGAAGATCAGCATAACTTAGGTGCTACAAATAACACAGTGCAGGAAGACACACATGAAGCTATTGGGCAGACAAAAGATGGTCAGCAATACCAGGATCTAGGATCAGAAAATGCAATTGAGAACACACAACCTGCAAGCATGGAAAACATTCCTTATGTTGAGGTTATAACCGAAGCACCTTCTGGAATTCAAACTCCTGTGGAGCTCAATCTGGACATCTCTGATGCCATACCAGATACTACTGATGGAAACACAGAAACAGATGAACTAGTTAAAGCTGATGGTGTTATCCATCCTGAAAAGAAAGAGAGCTTTCCAGAAGATACATCTACCGCAGAACCTACAGAAGAGGTGGCTAAAGTAGAAGATCAGCAGAGCCagcaagctgatgcaatggatgcAGATGTGGTGCAGGAAGAGGTGCCTAAATCTGAACACGCTGATGAGCCAACAACTAATGCTCTTCAAGTGCTGAATCAAGAATCTGCTGAAGAAACCGATGGCCCAGTGAATGAAAAGACTGAAGAAACAACCAACCAGAGCAACATGCCAGCATCTGAGGAGATAATGCCAGAATATGACGTGACAACAAGGGAGCCACCTGTAAATATTCAATCGCAGAACCAGGAATTGTTAGAAGAAATAGAAGCTACTGTAGAAGAAAGAGAAGTTGATGAAGCAGTTGGTACTGAAGCACCGGTGCAACAAAGCAGTGTTGCTTTTAAGGACGCAGTTCCAGAAGATCAACATAACTTAGGTGCTACAAATAACACAGTGCAGGAAGACACACAGGAAGCTATTGGGCAGACAAAAGATGGTCAGCAATACCAGGATCTAGGATCAGAAAATGCAACTGAGAACACACAACCTGCAAGCATGGAAAACATTCCTGATGTTGAGGTTATAACCGAAGCACCTTCTGGAATTCAAACTCCTGTAGAGATCAATCTGGACATCTCTGATGTCATTCCAGATACTACCGATGGAAACACAGAAATAGATGAACTAGTTAAAGAAGAAGGTGTTATCCATCCTGAAAAGAAAGAGAGCTTTCCAGAAGATGCTCAAGAAGATGCAGACGTGGTGCAGGAAGAGGTGCCTAAATCTGAACACACTGATGAGCCAGGGATCAATGCTCAAGAAGTGCTGAATCAAGAATCTGCTGAAGAAACTGATGGCCTGATGAATGTAAAGACTGAAGAATCTGAGCACAAGAGCAACATGGTGGTCCCTGAGGAGACAATGCCAGAACATGATGCACAAATGAGGGAGCCACCTGTAAATATTCAAGAACAAAGCCAGGAATCAGTAGGAGATGCTGAAGCAGTCGATACTGAAGCAGAAATGCAACAAAACAGTGTTGCTTTTGAGGAGACAACTCCAGAAAACCATGTAGCAACTACAGAGCCATGTTCTGAAATCCAACATGTACATCATGTGGAACCAGAGGAAATCAATGGCCCTGGAGATGCCAAAGATGATGCGATCACCAACATGAGCAATACCGAAAATCTAGTTCAAGACAATATTCTGCAGAGTGGGCCAACAATAGATATACAACCAGTTCAGGAGTTGGAACAAATTAAAACGGATGAAGCTTACCAGACTCATGCTGTTATCTTCAATGACCTAGCTCAGGAAGATGCTACAGCAACAAGTGAGCCACAAGTGACTGAAACAGAAGAACTAAAGGACATTGAAGCTACTGAAGCTGAAGAAATCACCAAACTCGACCATGTTACTCATTCCAAGGAACTTGCAGTAGAAAATGATTCAACAGCAGATGAACCAGAATCACATAATGGTGAAATCCATCAAACCCTTGAACAAGATTTAGTTGAAGTTAAGGACACTGAAACTTACCATGAAAAAACTGTATCTACTTCAGAGGAGGACACAGTGGAAGATAATGTAGCAGAAGATGAGCCAAGTTGTGGTAGTCAAGAAGTAGATAATGCAGAGTCAACAGAAGAAACTAAGCAAAACATAGATGAGAATATTGCAGAAGTCTCTGATGTGGTGATTGTTGATGAGGCAATTGAACGGAATGTGCTACAGACTGAGGATATCGCTGAAATGCATAAACAGGAGCTAGAATCAGAAGAAACGAAGAGAACAGAACCTGTTGAATCAGAGGAAGCTTCAGCTCAAGAAGATAATACAAAGGAAAGTGAGATGCAGCAGACAGAGTCAGCAACAGAAACAAAGGAAATTGAACCCAATGAAGTTGAAGCAGTTCCCCGAGAAAGCAATGCCTGTGTTTCAGAGGAGCCTTCTCAAGAAGATCATAAAAAAGAAAGTGAAACAAgttttgacaatcaagaagtgaACATCGCAGAATTTTCAGAAGTAATTGATGGTCACAAAGATATCATAACTGGAGGAATCTCTGGCCAAAGCAACACAGCTTCGGCTGGGGATTCAGCTGAAGAAAGCAATGTCCCTGAAGGCGAGCCACCTGCACAGGCTGTGCAGGAACTGGGATCAGAGGAGATAAAGAACACTCAAATTGACGAAGTGAATGAAACATCCCTTGAAATGAATGCTACTGTCTTTCAGACGCCAACTCAAGAAGAAAATCCAGCCACAGCCGAATTGCATGAATCAACAGAGGTGAGCAACATTGAAGCCACAGAAGTGCACGGAAACCCCCACCAAAGTGATGCTACTGCTCAGTCAGAGGAGCAAGCAACAGACGAAATATCAAGCGGTCTGAAACCAGAACCAATCAAAGATAATGATACTGAAACCAATGAATCTCAAAGTTCCTCCCAGGAAAAAATAATCTCTACCTCTGAGGAGTCTGTCCCAGAAGAAATAGCAACAGAAGATAATGTAACCACTGAACCAGACGTTGATCACCAACAACTTCAGGATCAAGAACCTGCCGAAATCAAGGAAACTGAAGCTGATAAATCTCAAGAAATTGTCTCATCTAACACTCTTTCTTCTGAGGAGTTCACATTAACAGAACCAAGTTCTGTCACTCAAGCAGACAATTCACAGTTAGCAGAAGAAACTGAGGATACAGAAAATGTGAAAAGCAATACTCCTCTTGCTGAGGCAGCAGCTCCAGAAACAGATGCAAATGCTGATACATCATCTTTCCATGAGGCAGATCTAGAAGAGACCAAGGACACAACCAAGGACACAGGAACAAGTGAAACAGAGGATGTTATGACATCAAGTGACTATACATCAGAAAAGATGGACATGGAAACCATGGAGACTGAAGCAGTCCCTCATGAGATTAATGTTGCAAATATAAAGGAACACACTGAAGATGACACTTCAACACCAAATGCCCCACATGCTGGTTCTGAACCTGTTCGTGAACTAGAATCAGTTGAAGACAGCAGTGACACAACAGAACATCCAGGACAGACCCATGGCTCTACTTCTGATGAGCTTACTCCAACAGAAGAACATACAGCAGTAACAGAGCCATCTTTTAATACACAAGAAGTGCAGAATCTGACATCTCAAGAAACCAAGGACAGTGAAGATAACAAAACTGATGAATTCTCAGATATCAGTAGCTTTCCGACTCCTGGAGATGCAGATCAAGTACCAGGAATTGAACCAACTCCTGGTGTCCAAGAAGTGCAAGAACTGGGTTTAACAGAAGAAACAAGAGACATTGAAGACGTAGAACCTGAAGATCAGCAAGAACACATAGTTTCTACCCTTGAGAAGCCAGCAGTAGATGATGGTGAGCCAAATGCTGATGATCAGCAGGTTCATGAGGACAAACTACCAGAAGTGGAAGACAATAAAGCAATTGAAGCTGATGAAGCCTCCAAGCAAAGTAATATTGCCACTCCTGATAATGCAGCTGAAGAAAGGAATGAACTGGAAAGTGATCCAGATTCATATGCCCAGCCAGCAGAACAGGTAGAATTATCCAAAGACAATGAGCACAGCCAGCTTGTAAGGGCAGAAGAAACCTCAGACCAAAGCAACTCTGTTGCCCTTGAAGAAAGAACTACAGAAGATTCTGTTGCAAGCGAAATTGACCCACCTGTTGACATTAAACAAGAGCAACCAGTGGAAGAAATCAAGGGTGTCGATGCcactgaagctgaagaagactttCATACAAGCCAAGCTGATGCAATAGAGAAACTAGCTTCAGACAATAATATAGCAACAACTGAACCGACTTATGATATTCAGCAAGTGGATGACTTGGAAGGAACGGAGGAAAAGAAGAACACTGAAGCCATTAATGATGGAGAACAATCCAATATTTCTGTTCCAGAGGAACCAACTCCAACAGATAATGGACCAACACTAGAAGATTATCATGTAAAATCAAATGAAGGAACGGTGGGGATTGAAACTGACAATGTCATTTTGGCACACGGAATCAAAGATGAAATACAGAAGTCAGAAGAACTAAAG GACGATCCATGTGATTTGGGCGAAACTGTTTTAACAACTCAGAGAAGTGAGAACATGATTGATGAAGATGCTGTTCAAACTTCTGGCGATGATACAATAGAGACTTCAAACAATATCCATCAAGTCAAAGAAGAGCCAAATGCTGGAACCGAACATAATTCAAGCGAAATGGCAAGTGAGCGTAATGGAGAGAACGAAACTCATGTCCAAGATAGAAATGTAGACGTGCAAATTCTCACAGAAAGTGGCACTGCAGAAGCATCACAGGCTTTATTTGAAAATGATCCTCAGGCAGCACAAGATACTACAGAAAAAGATGATACAACAAAAGCTAGTGAGCAAACCAGTGATCACGATAGCAGGCAACATTGTGATGTAGCacttcaacaacaaagttgtgaGACAGATGCCTTATCCATTTTGGAACAAGATGAGGCTCTGCACAAGAATGACTCAGATCAAAAGCAGAAAGAAGATGAGGAGATTGAAAGTCAGAATGATGAACTTCAGGTAGATGAACAGAAACATGAAGAAAACAGGGATGATTTAACCACAGAACCACTAGTGGATTACCAGAATTTCGAAAATGGAGCAACAAACAAGACAAAAGATAATGATGAATTTGAG GCTGAACAAACAGAGGCAACCATTAGTGAGATTCTCAAGAATGAAGCCCTATCCAAGGAATCCACCCCAAGCGTTATGGATATGAAAGTTGAAAACATTAAGGAAACAAGTGAAAAaactgaagaagatgatgatgccaaAAATGATAACAAAGATGAGCAGGAGAATGCAGAAAATGATGATGTAGTAGCAAAAACTTCTACTAATGAACAAGGCGAAACAACTGATGAAATTAGAAAAGAAGAG ATTGAACCTGGTTTGGTATCATCTATTCAAGAAGCATCTGACCCAGCTCCTTCAAAAGACAAAATACTAGAGAAT GATCCTGTTCACGTCATTCAAGCATCAGAGAAAGAGATCGCAGATGAAATAGAAGAAAGTAAAGAAATACATGAAGACAATGCTATTTGTCATGATGAATTACAGACAAATTCTGAGAAGGAAGAGTCACCTCAACTGTACAATGTGGATGCTAAAATTGATGATACAACACCTCTATGCGAAGAAATAATCCATGACAATGCAAGTATAAAGCCTAGAGAAATCGAAGAGATAGGAGAAAACAAGGGCCTCGACTCCACTTCTGAACCTTCTGTAGAATCATCCATACAGAACAATGTTGAGGACTCAAGCAGTCATCACAAG GTTGAAGATGAAAAGCTTTCAATGTCTGAGAAAAATGATGTAGATACTGAAGCTATGCAAGAAAACAATGATGAATCTGCCGCAGACATAAACCAAACAGAACAATGTCAAGAAGAAATTAATGCAGATGATGTTCTGCAACTTGAAACAGAAGAAAATTCATTTGACAAGATTGAAGAAACTGATTCACATGAGGAAACAGAGACAAGCAGTACAGCAGCCACTGAAGCAGTATCGATCAATGAAGATATTACTGATAAG GTTAGCGGGGCTGATGGAGCACCGTCTAGCGGAAGTCTCAAGACCTTTACTGGCACTGGAAGGGATCTTGATGTTTCATTGGTAATTACAACACCAAACGAAGAAAGTGTGAACGACAATATGGAAAACCTCAGTCTTGACCTTCCTGGACATCCGGCACAGGATGGCAACACCCCTGAAAAGGTGCTCAGCTTAGAGGAAACAGAAAGAGAGATGCCTTCGTCAGAGAAGGTCCTTCAAACTGAACCAGGAGAGAATCAAATTCCCAATGAACAGGATGAAAAGGACATACAAGATGAGAATCAAACTCCTAAAGAAAAGAATGAAGATGACATGCAAGATACAGAAATTGGAGAGGCTAAGAAAGAAGTTGAACAAGAATTACCTGTCTCCCATTTTCTGATGAATCTAATATTGGGAAAAGAGAGCAGTGATGCAAATGAAGATTCAGAATCTGAGGCTACAAGGAAACAAGGCGAAGTGACAGAAGATGGCAGCCACGCATTCATTTCTAAACAAGAAGAAAGTCTAGGGTCACTTCCTACAGAAAATAAGGTGGATGACAATCTCACCTTTGTTGAACAAGAAAAACATGAAGTTAAATGCTCTGAAGAAACACAGGAAATGGTCAAAGAACAAAGTGATGATATTAAGCTGGACACAGAAAGATCAATTGAAACTGATGAAGATGTCAAAAAGAACACTCATGATTTGGAAATACCAGCATACCAAGAGAATCCCCAGGATGAAATTTCTGGTGAATTGCTGACAGGAGAAGCAGCTGGTGTTTCTACAAAAATGGAAACTAGAGATATTGATATTTCGAGTGTTGAGCTGGATGACAGAGCAGTTGGTACTGTATGTCAGGAAAACATGGAGGTATCAACAAAATATGAAAATGGAAGCTTGAGGACCAGCCTAAATGACTCAACAAACACAAAGGCTCCCGAAGAGGATACTCTAGGAGAAGGACAAACAGGACTCGTGCTTGAATCTTTACCTGAAGACAAAAGTGTTGATGCAGTGTCTGAGCAAGCACCTTTGTTGACAGAATCAGGAATGACTGATGCAAATGACTTGTCTAGCGATACTGCAAGTGTTCAGAACCCTGTGTCTGCAAAAGAAGACAAACCCACTGAATCTGCCAACGTTGAGGCCACATGTTCTACTGATATTCAACTGGAGAATGAAGAAGTAGATAAGAAAGAAGAGGAGCAGCATGCAAACACAGCCACAGATGAAGTTTCTGAAGAGAATGTAGAAAGTTCACATGTAAATCTGCAGAAAATCACAAGCTCCGAAGTAACATCTAATGAACTAACAACTCAAATTACCGAACCAGTTTGTGACACTCAGACAATTTTGGCTCGTGAAAAGGAAATATCTGAAGAAAACTTTCCAACAGCAGTCGAAATTCAGGCTGATGGTCCAAACTTGCAGATCAACCAAGATAAGCAAAATGAAGCTGCTGACAATGAATCTGCAATGGAGCCAGAAAAAGTAGGGGAATCTAATTTTCAGGAACACCAGGAAATTGGTACTGAGCAAAAGTCTCCTGAAGAGACTGATGAAGGAGACCAGCAACTTTTGGCCAAGAAAGAGATTCTGACCCAAGAACAGGATGTGCATGAGACAGTCGAAAGCCCTCAGCAAACAGTGAGCATAAAATCCAATGAAGACCAGGAACTGTTTGATCCAAAGGTCCAGGAACGTGATCTCAATGTAGTTTCACCCAGAGAAGCTTCTGAGGCTGAAGAAAACTTTGTGGACGTAAGCAAGCTCTGGCTGATGCAGAGTCCAAAGGCTGATGCAGAACAGAGTCCAAAGGCTGATGCAGAAGAGAAGATTTATGACGAGAAGATAAAGGACATAGAGGGAACTAAGAATTTCACTGATGAAGCGGCAATGAAAACTGAAGCACCAGGAGCAGCCCAGAAGGCACTTAAAAAACATGGCCTATTGTCTGGTGTGGGATCAAAGGTAAAGCACCAACTTGCAAAAGTGAAGAAAGCCATCGTAGGCAAACCTGGGCGCACAAAAACAGAATCTCCGAAGGCATAA
- the LOC136462670 gene encoding cyclin-dependent protein kinase inhibitor SMR6-like, whose protein sequence is MGLPEVKRKQQLVHSTRVEDRHGHQHQQHQDGSKVWVLGLSGAGIAALPLQQLKPVKTGRRRHAATATTEEEGEEEPVTPRGEGWRIPTEAATCPPAPKKPRTAVSIIRSTAAAAGRRCNYDGGEVLDEFFRVPADLEAVFVARAAKAN, encoded by the coding sequence ATGGGGTTGCCGGAGGTGAAGAGGAAGCAGCAGCTGGTGCACAGTACGCGAGTGGAAGATCGTCACgggcaccagcaccagcagcaccAAGACGGCAGCAAGGTCTGGGTCCTGGGCCTATCCGGCGCCGGGATCGCCGCCCTGCCGCTGCAGCAGCTCAAGCCCGTCAAGACCGGCCGCCGACGgcacgccgccaccgccaccaccgaggaggagggagaggaagagccCGTGACGCCGAGAGGGGAAGGGTGGAGGATACCGACGGAGGCGGCGACGTGCCCACCCGCGCCCAAGAAGCCCAGGACGGCGGTGTCCATCATCAGaagcactgccgccgccgccggtcgccGGTGCAACTACGACGGCGGCGAGGTGCTCGACGAGTTCTTCCGCGTGCCGGCGGATTTGGAGGCCGTCTTCGTCGCCCGCGCAGCCAAGGCGAACTAG